The segment GCAACTAAATTAATGGTATACAAGCAATTTTTCATGGTGGGTTGATTGATAGCTAGGTGTACTGGCTCGGCATCTAGTTCTCTCCGTTTGTCCACTTCTCCACCACCTCGGCCAGCGCGGTCGTGCCCTTGCCACCCTCGCCAAGGCTATCCGCCGCGGCCTTCTGCAGCTCGGCCACCTTCGCCCGCACCGCGGCGCCCTTCCCCTCCCCCACCATCAGCTCTCGCACCACGGCCGCGATCTTCTCCCTCCCCTTCGCCTCGGGCACCCGTATCGCGGCGCCCACCCCCTCCGACAGCATCACCGCGTTCTGCCGCTGCTCGGCGAAGAGCGGCCACGCCACCATTGGCACGCCGTGCACCAGGGTCTCCAGCACCGAGTTCCACCCGCAGTGCGTCAGGAACCCGCCAGTGGCCTCGTGGGCCAGCACCTTTATCTGCGGCGCCCATGAGGGCACCAGGAGGCCCACGTCCTTGGTCCGCTGGACGAACCCTTCCGGCAGGTACGCGAAGGGGTCCTTCTTGCTCGTGGCGTCGTAGTAGTTGTCGTTCACGGCGCCTTCGTCGCTCGGGCTCCGCACCACCCACAGGAAGCGTTGCCCGCTGAGCTCCAGGCCGAGCGCGAGCTCGCGCATCTGCTCCGTCGGCAAGGAGCCGCCGGAgccgaaggagacgaagatgaccGACTTGGCTGGCTGCCGGTCGAGCCACTCCAGGCACGCCGCGCGCTcggtgttgctgctgctgtcggTCTGTATGAGCGGGCCGATGGGGTAGACCATCGGCCTTCCGGGCTCCGGCTGGCGCAGCAACCTGGCGGGCTCCGGCTCGACTGCGTCGAAGGAGTTGACGAGGATGGAGTCGAAGGAGCGGTATTTCTCGCCGTGGTGGACCATCCACCTGTAGCAGGGGTTGGACTTGTCCTGGAGCGGCATGAGGATGTCGGGCCCCGGGATGGGCACGCATCCCGGCAGCCGGAGCGGCTCGGCGAGGTCCCGGAACTCGCCGGGCACGGAGGCGTCGAGCTCGGGGAGGTGGAAGATGAGGGTGAACACGTGAAGGTTAGACGGGAAGAAGAGGCACCTCCGCGCCACGCCGGCGTCCCGCGCGGCGTCGAACGAGTCCGCGCCGAAGAGGTCGGCGACGAACGCGACGAGGCGGGTGGTCCGCTTGAGCCCGGCGAGGATGTCCGTGAGGGCTGGGACGGAGCGCGCGCACTCCTCGGACATGAGCGTCTCGATGGCGGCGCCGCGGGGAAGGTCGGAGAGGTCTACGGGCGGGAGCGAGAGGTACGCCACGGCGGGCGGGAGCGAGGCGAGGAACGCGCGCTGCGTGGCGGACGCCGCGGACGCGAACGTGACGATCGTGGCCGTCGCGCCGTGCCGCGCGGCGAGGCGCCCGGCCAGCTCCGCGAGCGGGATCAGGTGGCCCATCCCGGGCGTCGCCAGCATGGCCACGTGCGGCGGGCGCGCCGAGCCGTTGCCGTTGCCGTTCTCCATCTCCATCCGGTGGTTTTCGGGTGGTTTTCCCACGGTTTCGTTGCACATGATCCGAAGCTGGGGTTGCGGTGGGGTTTATAAGGGTCGGAGGCAATAATGGAGTGATCATGGTGAGATCAGGGGGTGTCATGATTACGCACGAGCGGAGCGTCAGCGTTAGTGAGGCAAATGGGTAGGTTGTTCTAGGTCATTATttagtttattattttttaatttaattgaGTGAAAATGAATCTTTAGTTTACTTTTTAAGTTTTAGATCGACCCAATATCTAATACAAAAGTTGCATCTATATTGGGCATGACTGCATGGAGCGGTGTTTTAGTTCTCAGGTCCAACCGCCGCTTCGGTTGTTTTCTCTCGGGGATCACATATTTTGGTGCCGACGTCCTCTCGATTTGTCCACAGGGTATGGCTAGATGGACTGCTCGGTGTCTTAGTCTCACCAACCACAACCAGATTGACAGCACTATCGAATTTTAGACGAGCTGATCTCGAATTGAGCTTTTAAAGTGACAAGTTCGAGTAGCTCATTAacctcaagtttttttttttttgacagacCTAGCATTGGGGTTGGCCGGATGGGATGCTCGGTTAGTTGGATAATGTTTCCTGCATCTATGCGAGTGCAGCTCGGTGTCTCAGTCTCATCAACCACAAACCAGGTGTGATTTTACAATACTAAGACGTCGCGCTGATGACAGCGTTGATGACAGCACTGATGAGTTTGAGTTGTGCCGAGCCCCTCACCATGCATCTATGCTACAATAATTGCGCACGCAGCACGCATGCGTGTGGAGAAAAAGATAGTGTATACGTGCATGTTTTGCTCTGTGTGTTGGTGAGCAGATCAGCTCATGGGCCATCTCAGAAAGGATGATAAACATGGCTCGTCCTCCTGTTACGGCTTAGAAACGAGAACTCTAAAACACCACTCAAGTGTTTTAGGGAGGGGAAACGTTAACGTTAACACAGTCACCACAGGCGATTGAAGATGGATTCCGCTCCCCCGCCTTCTCCTTTGTCTCCTTCGTTGTCGCCGTCCTCCAGGCACCTGCTCAGTCCAACGGCCCTACCCAAGGTGACCTCCTCCCCGCTTTCTCTCTTCGCTCGCCCGTTTTGCCTTGGCGCCTCCTCCACGGGACGTTCCAAGGTTCAGCGCTGGCTCCCTGATACTCTGTTGTCCATCTCCTCAGCCGAGGGGTCGCCATTGTCCCCTGCTATGCCGGCTACTGTTGTGCCGCTTCCTTTGTCCCGCGTGGATAAAGGTAAGCTTGCCCTCCAGGATTCTCTGCCGGGTTCTCCCACTGGTCATGTTCTCTCTGGCTTCATGGCGGCCGCATGGAGAGCTCCACTGGTCTTCCCCACCCAAGCTTCATCACGCCAGCCTCTACGGGCGCCGTTTTGGCCTCCACGCGACAATGATGGTTGGACTGTCGTCACCGGCTGCCGCCGTCTTCGCCCAACTAAGGGAGACACCCGCCTGCTCCCTGCTTCATCTGCGCCACGCAAAAAGAGTTTGCCTGCTTCCTTGGACGGGCGTTGTCTCAACTGTCTATCATCGAAGCACCACCGTGTGGATTATCATCTTCCGCCAAGATGCTTCCGTTGTAGGGGGTTTCGCCATCATGCTCAGGATTGTAAGTGTCCGCGTGGTTCTTCTTCCAGCTCAAAGGATTATGGTGGGCGCCGGCAAATCCGTCGCctttcctcgtcctcctccactCCGGTTGGTTCTGCGGCTGGGAGTACTACGCCACCCCAATCCGTTAGCGCCTCCCAACAACCACCATGTGTTGGCTCCACCCCCATTGGCTCTACGACATTTGGGCCTACACCTCCAGGCTCTCCTTCGGCTTTGGTGGTTCTTGCGTCGCTGCCTACCGCCGTTTAGGAGGGGGCAGTCACCCGCTGTGCTCCACCGCCCGCAAGATGCATTGTACCCTGGACTGACAAGTTTTTGGTGGAAGAGTGTAGCCTTTGATGGGGGCTCATTACCTACGCGGATCGCGCTCGGTCGGGATTCAAGGCCCGAGCCCTGTCCAAATTCATCTCCGGCACTCTTGGCGTCCCTATAGAGGAATTCACCGCCAAGACCTTCTTCCCTCAAGATTTCCTGATCGTCTGTCGGTCTCAATCAGTGCGTGACGCCATCCTAGTTTCAACGGTAGATCCCTTGTGCTCGACGTCCTCTGGTTCTTCCATCCCTGGTCGAGGATGTCCTTTACAGAAGGCGGCGTTTTGGCCTTCCGTGTTTTCATCTCTCTCCACGGCATCCTGTCCCATGCCTGGGCCATTTCTACGGTTCAACAGCTCTTGGCCTCCTCCTGTTGGGTGGAACAACTCGAGGATGAATCTGCTCCAGCCGACCAGGCTAATTTGGTGGACCTCCGCGTTGTCGCTTGGTGCGATTGTCTGGGAGCCTTCCCCGACATGATGATCCTGGAGGTCACGGAGCCCGCTTGCACCGTCTGCTACGACAACCCTGAGAAGCAACAACGTTTCGGCAGTCTTCATCCTTACATCTTGGAGGAAAGGTCCTTGAAGTATAACATTTTCATTCGTATCGTTTCCCTGGCGGAATTTCGTATCCCGTCATCCTCCAGCAGCGACGATGCTGCTTCGTCCAATGGTGGCGCCGGGGCGTTGATGGGAGCTGGGGCAATGGTATGGGCCGTGATGGACTCCCCCCAAGGAGGAGGTTGTCTTGGATGCCTCTACCAGCCACGGCGCCTGGCTTGGCTTTAGCTCCTCAGGCCTCTCTCCGCGGTTATCCAGTTGGCTCCTCATCAGTCAGGCTTCCTCCAGCACCGGTCATTAGTGGTGCCCGTGGCGTCCGTTGGGTAGATGGTGTCCTTTCATCCGCATCGGCTTTCATGCCTATCCAGTTCGGATGCTTTCCTGTCGCGCCACCTGAGATTTTGCCTGTGCCCATGCATCTGTGTCAGGGCTACAGCGCGTCCGTGACGCCTTTCGGTGCGCAAAGCATAGGCGCACATGACCCTATTGCTGCATGCGTCTCTGCCCGTGATGATGTCTGCCAACGTTCCTTTGACCCATGACGGTGGAACTTCACGCCAGTGTTTTCAGTTTCAACAAAGCCAATGTTACACCAGCTGTTGCACGACGCATCTCTCTCGTGTATTCCAGGTGCTACGCCATAGTGGCAGCTAGCCCTGTGGGCCTGAGCGTTTGCTCGTCCGCTGCGGGATCTCGCGGAAGGTCAAACGTGCGCCGCTTTTGCTGCTCTCCTAGGATGCGCCCGGGCCTCTGGGTGCGCCAACGCGCTCGTTGTCGGTTGATAAGCAGTGTTGTGCCGTGCTCCTGTTGACAATTTTTTGGAGACTCTACCGTCTTCGCCGACGGCTTTCCCGCCACTCGATGACACCCCTGCTCAATAGGTTGATCATCCGGCTACAAATGCTACACCTCAGCTTGCGTCTGCCACCAGCACGGAGGACCCTCTGCAGTCCTTTGCTACATGTGTTCAGAAGAAAATCCAGACACCTCTAGCACCAAAACCTGCTCATGTCACTCTCGACATAACTGCGCAGCCCTCTCCCTTGCCCAAGCGTTGCCGACGGATCGCAAGTCAGGCGTTGTCACAGATAAGACCAGCTAAGCGTGCCGAGATTGTACTCATGCGACGTTTGGGCATCCTCTCTGAGTCTGTGTCGATCAACAAAGAAGCGAGGAAGGCCTACGATGAACTCTTTAAAAGTGGATTACGCGGGCAACAATTGGCAGTCATAGCATCCACGATTCCCTGAGCTACGCTGCAGTGTTTCCGTCGGCCACATAGCGTCCACGGTTCCCTGAGCTACGCTGCAGTTCGTCGTGTTGTCTTTGTTCGGATGGTTTAAACCTCTATCCTTTCTTGGAACGTGTAGGGATTGAACTCCGCAGCTCGTTGGGATGATGTCCATCTCATTGTGGAGGATACCAAAGCTTCCATTCTATGCCTTCAAGAGACTAAACTCGACGTGATCTCTTATAGCGTTGTTCTCTTGATGCTTGGGTCTAATTTTAGTGACTTCGCATATTTGCCGGCTAGTCACACTCGTGGTGGCGTTCTGATCTCTTGTCGTGCGGATGTTGCTACTTTGTCTGATGTGCACATTAGTTGTTTCTCAATCACTGCCAAGGTCACCCCCCTCTCCGGTGATCAACCTTGGTGGCTCACCTCAGTTTACGGTCCTCAGGAGGACAATGAGAAGGTGCTCTTCCTGGAAGAGTTTCAAGCCATTAGGGACGCTAGCCTAGGCCCTTGGTTCATTGTGGGCGACTTCAACTTGATTTTAAATGTGGCGGATAAGAACAATGAGCGAATTAACTGGCTCAGCATGGCGCATTTTCGTTGGGTTGTCGATGATCTTGAACTCTGGGATTTGTATCTGCATGACCATTCCTTCACCTAGAGTAATGAGCGCACTAATCTGACGCTCGTCAAACTTGACCGCGCTTTGGCCTCTTTGGATTGGGAGATCTTCCCCTATTCCTTCCTGCAAGGGCTTTTGTCCAACATTTTAGATCACTGCCCACTCTTGCTACAATGTAACACGCCTCTCTTTGTCATGCCAAGATTTCACTATGAACTTTTCTGGCTGAGGTTCGATGATTTTCTCGAGGCCGTCGATCGGGGCTGGCGTTGTCTAGACTCTGTCCATAACCGCTTCCATCGTCTTGACTGTCTTCTTCGGAACTCGGCAAGAGAGCTCTAGAGTTGGGTGGCAAAGAAGGTCGGGAATGTCAAGCTTCAGCTCCTCCTGGCCAAGGAGGTGATCTTCAGGATCGATTGTGCGCAGGAAGGCTGGTCGCTCTCTACTGATGAATTTGAGCTCCGCATGTAGCTTAAGTGCCTCTGCCTTGGCCTTTCTTCCCTGGAGTGTACCATGGCGCGGCAAATACTCGCTTCTTTCACCTACATGCTCGCTACCGACGACAAAAGAACCACATTGCCTGCCTGCGTGATGGTGATCGTTCAGTGTTCAGTCATGAGGAGAAAGCTATCGTCCTCCAAAGCTACTTTGAGCAGCTCCTGAATTACGATGTGGATATAATGTTCACGATCTTTGGACTCGTTGGGGATCCCTCCATGGCATCTCCTTGGACTTGAGGCTCCTTTTACCGAGGGCGAAGTTTGAAGTGTTGTCCGCGAGATGCCGCCAGACAAGGCTCCTGGACCTGACGGGTTCTTTGGCGCAATTTTTCAATCGGCGCGGCCGGTCATCAAGTCGGATGTCATCAAGGCTCTCGACGCTTTCTATGCTCAGAACGGATGCCATTTCCACTGCTTGAATGGTTCTCTCTTAACCCTGCTTCCCAAGAGGCCGGATGCAGGTTGTCTTAAGGATTTTCGTCCGATTAGCCTGATCCACAATTTTTCGAAGCTCATCTCGAAGATGCTGGCAAATTGTCTCGCGCATCATCTGGGCAACCTCATTCTCCTCAACCAAAGTGATTTCATTATGGGCCAATCGATCCAAGAGAATTTCATGTTCATTCAACTATCTGCGAGGTTGCTCTTTACTCGAAAAATTCCCAAACTCTTGCTTAAGCTTGACATCTCCAAAGCGTTCGACACCATGGTGTGGGTGTTCGTGCTGGAGGTCCTACAGACGTGGGGATTTGGGTAGCGCTGGAGGAACTGGATTGCGATCATGTTGTCTTCTTCTTCCACGCGCGTCATGCTTAATGGCCAGCCCAGCCAGCCCATCCGTCACCATCGCATTCTGTGCCAGGGTGATCCGTTGTCCCCCCTTCTCTTCATCTTGGTTATGGACATCCTCAGTCGCCTCTTTGCCAAGGTTAGCGCTGATGGCCTCTTGCAACTGATTGGTCACCCGACAATTCATCACCAATGTAGCTTGTATGCGGATGACGTGATCTTGTTTGCCTCTCTGATGCTCCATGAAGCCTCAGTGATCAAGTCAGTTCTGGATATCTTCGAATTTGCCTCCGGCCTGAGGACCAACTTGGACAAATGCTCTATTACTCCAATCTTTGGATGTGAGGCCACCTTACAAGGAGTTCAGGAAATCTTCCGATGCCACATTATGAATTTTCTGATCAAATACCTTGGCCTTCCGTTGTCTAATAAGAAACTCCTGAGATCCCAACTTCGCCCGCTTGTGGAGAGCATCGCCGACAAGCTCCCGCCTTGGAAGGGGCCGTTGTTGCGGAAAAGTGGTCG is part of the Phragmites australis chromosome 12, lpPhrAust1.1, whole genome shotgun sequence genome and harbors:
- the LOC133887417 gene encoding hydroquinone glucosyltransferase-like, whose product is MEMENGNGNGSARPPHVAMLATPGMGHLIPLAELAGRLAARHGATATIVTFASAASATQRAFLASLPPAVAYLSLPPVDLSDLPRGAAIETLMSEECARSVPALTDILAGLKRTTRLVAFVADLFGADSFDAARDAGVARRCLFFPSNLHVFTLIFHLPELDASVPGEFRDLAEPLRLPGCVPIPGPDILMPLQDKSNPCYRWMVHHGEKYRSFDSILVNSFDAVEPEPARLLRQPEPGRPMVYPIGPLIQTDSSSNTERAACLEWLDRQPAKSVIFVSFGSGGSLPTEQMRELALGLELSGQRFLWVVRSPSDEGAVNDNYYDATSKKDPFAYLPEGFVQRTKDVGLLVPSWAPQIKVLAHEATGGFLTHCGWNSVLETLVHGVPMVAWPLFAEQRQNAVMLSEGVGAAIRVPEAKGREKIAAVVRELMVGEGKGAAVRAKVAELQKAAADSLGEGGKGTTALAEVVEKWTNGEN